In Rutidosis leptorrhynchoides isolate AG116_Rl617_1_P2 chromosome 2, CSIRO_AGI_Rlap_v1, whole genome shotgun sequence, one genomic interval encodes:
- the LOC139888824 gene encoding uncharacterized protein, producing the protein MAGSNNDINVLNHSPLFDSLKKDRAAPSQFEVNGHVYPFGYYLADGIYPDWTTLMKGYSTPIDEPQVKFIRFQASARKDVERTFGVLQGRFAILKTLARVMSVNKMRRIMYSCIAMHNMIQEDNGFAFSTLEEEWLDKPENRPCRNIRRRVKDRKSREKEIRDRNVNDQLREDLTAHI; encoded by the coding sequence ATGGCTGGTTCAAACAATGACATAAATGTGTTGAATCATTCTCCGttgtttgattcactcaaaaaggatagaGCTGCACCGTCTCAGTTTGAAGTAAACGGACATGTCTATCCCTTTGGTTACTACTTGGCGGACGGGATATATCCTGATTGGACAACCTTAATGAAGGGATATTCGACGCCTATTGATGAGCCACAAGTCAAATTTATTAGATTTCAAGCGAGTGCTCGAAAGGACGTAGAGCGTACATTTGGTGTTTTACAAGGTAGGTTTGCAATTTTAAAAACTCTGGCACGAGTTATGAGCGTTAACAAGATGAGAAGGATAATGTATAGTTGCATTGCTATGCACAATATGATACAAGAAGATAACGGTTTTGCCTTTAGTACTTTGGAAGAAGAATGGTTAGATAAACCCGAAAACAGGCCCTGTCGTAATATTAGGAGAAGAGTCAAAGATCGTAAATCACGAGAAAAGGAAATTCGTGATCGTAATGTAAACGATCAACTACGTGAAGATTTAACGGCTCATATTTAG